A window from Citrus sinensis cultivar Valencia sweet orange chromosome 5, DVS_A1.0, whole genome shotgun sequence encodes these proteins:
- the LOC127902227 gene encoding uncharacterized protein LOC127902227, with protein MDDPNKLLPILPPVQAEKTLREYFSPLAANQPSCIVLPQTTATHFELKPSVIQLLPSFHGLEREDPYLHIKEFLDICSTFRFQNFNDESIKLRMFPFSLKDKAKAWLNSLPAGSISTWDELSNKFLTKFFPMSKTNALRREISDFYQREGEQFYECWERFNDLLLKCPHHGFEKWRLIQCFYNGLTMSNRHMVESMNGGRFLNLHEGAAWDFFNSLSENSQQWDFSNQREKSSQVSRKGLYEVKDDFDVKATLATLSRKVDALALNQSMNHHPSVANEVCAICSNVSHTAQNCPSLPAYQEAYSEQVHALQSYEKTSNSPYSSTYNPNWRNHPNFSWKQNQPLSNQGGQQFNMPNQQFVPPNQVYPPAQQPMSQFVAPQQRKPSLEDTLQSFIQSTQQAFQSNTQAILKLEHQLGQLATTVAEREKGKFPSQPIPNPKGVHEVELSSSHQHEEAKSVMTLRRGKLFDNKVEVQTRKVSKPASSDLVPSQNSSPNDPEESDPPAYIPKAHFPQRLTKVKKGTSTGEIMEIFKQVSINIPLLDAIKQVPSYAKFLKDLCTKKRNLHVTKKAFLTEQTSNLLQCKMPPKFKDPGSPTISCVIGNQCFDKALLDLGASVNLLPYSVYMQLGLGELKPTSIILQLADRSMKIPRGIIEDVLIQIDKFYYPVDFIVIDTQHVHDPKKHTPVILGRPFLATADALINCRNGNMQLSFGNMTMELNIFNVTKQPQEEDEFVDANMIEELVEDSFISNHNDDPLEACLTHPDLSFNDDSAIAEVSALLDAPLITDTTKWKTKSELLPHSEKKIGPSAEAPPKLELKALPDTLEYAFLGESDTLPVIISSSLDLEQKG; from the exons ATGGATGacccaaataaattattgcCAATACTTCCACCAGTGCAAGCAGAGAAAACCCttagagaatatttttcacCACTTGCAGCCAACCAACCATCTTGTATTGTGTTGCCACAAACCACAGCAACACACTTTGAACTCAAGCCCTCTGTCATTCAACTTTTACCATCTTTCCATGGGTTAGAGAGAGAGGATCCATATTTGCACATTAAGGAATTTCTTGACATATGCTCTACATTccgttttcaaaattttaatgatgagtCAATTAAGCTTCGTATGTTCCCTTTCTcattaaaagacaaagcaaAAGCTTGGTTGAATTCACTTCCTGCTGGATCTATTAGTACATGGGATGAATTGAGTAATAAGTTTCTCACCAAGTTTTTCCCTATGTCTAAAACAAATGCCCTTAGGAGAGAGATAAGTGATTTTTATCAAAGAGAGGGTGAGCAATTTTACGAGTGTTGGGAAAGATTCAATGATTTACTCCTCAAGTGTCCCCACCATGGTTTTGAAAAATGGAGACTTATACAATGCTTTTATAACGGTTTAACCATGTCAAATCGTCATATGGTAGAGTCTATGAATGGTGGGAGATTTTTGAACTTACATGAAGGGGCTGCATgggatttctttaattcactTTCTGAGAATTCTCAACAGTgggatttttcaaatcaaagagaaaaatcatcTCAAGTTTCTAGAAAGGGGTTATATGAAGTTAAGGATGACTTTGATGTGAAAGCCACTCTAGCTACGCTTTCTAGGAAAGTAGATGCCTTAGCTCTGAACCAATCAATGAATCATCATCCTAGTGTAGCTAATGAGGTTTGTGCTATTTGTTCTAACGTGTCTCATACAGCACAGAATTGTCCATCATTACCAGCCTATCAAGAGGCTTATTCTGAGCAGGTACATGCCTTACAATCATATGAGAAAACCTCCAATAGTCCATATTCATCCACATATAATCCTAATTGGAGGAATCACCCTAATTTTtcttggaaacaaaatcaacctTTGTCAAACCAAGGAGGACAACAATTTAACATGCCCAATCAACAATTTGTCCCTCCTAACCAAGTATATCCTCCTGCCCAACAACCTATGTCTCAATTTGTTGCACCCCAACAAAGAAAGCCTTCTTTAGAGGATAcacttcaaagtttcattcagTCAACCCAACAAGCTTTTCAATCAAATACTCAAGCTATTCTGAAGCTTGAACATCAATTGGGTCAATTAGCAACTACTGTAGcggagagagaaaaaggaaaattccCAAGTCAACCAATTCccaatcctaaaggagtgcatgaagttGAATTGAGTTCAAGCCATCAGCATGAAGAAGCAAAATCTGTTATGACCTTGAGAAGAGGAAAGTTATTTGACAACAAGGTGGAGGTTCAAACAAGGAAGGTATCTAAGCCTGCTTCTTCAGATCTAGTTCCATCACAAAACTCATCACCAAATGATCCTGAAGAGAGTGACCCGCCAGCTTACATTCCCAAGGCTCattttcctcaaaggttaacAAAGGTAAAGAAAGGGACTTCAACAGGTGAGATTAtggaaatcttcaaacaggtaagtatAAACATCCCTTTACTCGATGCTATTAAGCAAGTTCCTTCATATGCAAagtttttgaaagatttatgcactaaaaagagaaatttgcaTGTCACTAAAAAGGCGTTTTTAACTGAACAAACTAGCAATTTACTTCAATGTAAAATGCCACCAAAATTTAAGGACCCTGGTTCTCCTACTATCTCATGTGTTATAGGGAACCAATGTTTTGATAAAGCATTATTGGATTTAGGCGCTAGTGTTAATCTCTTGCCTTACTCTGTTTACATGCAACTTGGACTAGGGGAATTAAAGCCAACTTCTATTATTTTGCAACTTGCTGATAGGTCaatgaaaatacctcgtggtattatAGAGGATGTGTTGATAcagattgataaattttattatcctgTTGATTTTATCGTTATTGATACTCAGCATGTACATGATCCTAAGAAACACACTCCAGTTATTCTAGGTCGTCCTTTCTTAGCTACAGCTGATGCTCTTATTAATTGCAGGAATGGAAACATGCAGCTATCTTTTGGTAATATGACCAtggaattgaatatttttaatgttaccAAGCAGCcacaagaagaagatgaatttgtTGACGCGAATATGATAGAGGAATTAGTAGAAGATTCATTCATTTCAAATCATAATGATGATCCATTAGAGGCATGTCTAACTCATCctgatttatcttttaatgatgaCAGTGCAATTGCAGAAGTCAGCGCTTTACTTGATGCACCTCTAATTACAGACACAACTAAATGGAAGACAAAGTCAGAACTACTGCCTCATTCTGAGAAGAAAATTGGCCCATCTGCGGAGGCACCACCAAAATTGGAACTCAAAGCACTGCCTgacactctggaatatgcattctTGGGAGAATCTGACACTCTACCtgttattatttcttcttcccTCGATCTTGagcaaaaag gctaa
- the LOC112498214 gene encoding germin-like protein subfamily T member 2 has translation MYSSSASIFGLLCGLIVLLLLPFPSHASDPDPLQDVCIADLNAPISINVTLGDVSGFPAVNTQGVSLFRIDLDVGGINPPHTHPRGTEAGIVTREKVLVGLVTTNNTFFSKVLTPGMVFLIPRALIHFQLNVGKGPATFIPIFNTQNPGVSDSLTTLFDTTPPIPNEVLTKSFRVSDDVINAIRKARASN, from the exons ATGTATTCTTCATCAGCGTCAATCTTTGGGCTGCTATGCGGCCTGATAGTGTTATTGCTTCTCCCTTTCCCTTCCCATGCAAGTGACCCTGATCCTTTACAAGACGTCTGTATTGCGGACTTGAATGCCCCCATCTCTATCAATG TTACACTTGGTGATGTTTCTGGCTTTCCAGCGGTCAATACTCAAGGAGTTTCACTCTTCCGAATTGACCTGGATGTAGGTGGAATAAACCCGCCTCATACGCATCCTCGTGGAACTGAGGCTGGTATTGTTACTCGAGAAAAGGTGCTTGTTGGATTAGTAACAACTAATAATACCTTTTTCTCAAAGGTTTTGACTCCCGGGATGGTGTTCTTAATTCCCAGAGCACTGATTCACTTCCAGCTAAATGTTGGAAAGGGGCCGGCCACCTTTATACCTATTTTTAATACTCAAAATCCTGGCGTTTCGGACTCACTCACTACTCTTTTTGATACAACACCCCCAATTCCCAATGAAGTGCTGACCAAATCTTTTCGAGTAAGTGATGATGTGATAAATGCCATCAGAAAAGCCCGGGCCTCAAACTAG